The genomic region CGGCGAGCGGGTTCAGCCGGTGACCCCGCTCGTGCAGACGCGCGGCGGCGAATTGGGGATCCGGACGGAGCTCGTGCCGCGCATGCAGACCTCGCTCTCGCTCTGGCGGCTCGACCTCGACTCGGAACTCCTCTTCACCGGCGACGCCGGCACCACCGAGCCCTCGCGCCCCTCGCGCCGGCAGGGGCTCGAGTGGAGCGTGCGCTACGAGCCCCTGCGCTGGCTCCTCTTCGACCTCGACCTCGCCTGGTCGCGCGCCCGCTTCACCGACCCCGATCCGGCCGGCGACCACGTCCCCGGCTCCATCGAGACCGCGGTCTCCGCCGGCGCGACCGTCCACGCGCTCGGCCCCTGGTCGGCGAGCGCCTTCCTGCGCCACTTCGGCCCGCGCCCGCTCGTCGAGGACGACCGCGTGCGCTCCTCGGCCTCGACCACCGTGAACGCGCAGCTCGCCTACCGGCTCGGGGAGCACGTCCGGCTCACCCTCGACGTCTTCAACCTGCTCGACAGCCGGGTGGACGACATCGCCTACTTCTACGTCTCGCGCTCGAAGGGGGAGCCGGCCGCCGGCGTGGCCGACGTCCACTTCCACCCCGCCGAGCCGCGGAGCGCCCGGGCCACGGTGGCGGTGCTCTTCTAGCCGGCGCGCGGTTGCGCCCGATCGGAGGCGCTGGTAGGCATCTTCGCGGAGGCACCTGCATGCTGGAGCGCATCGGCATCTCGCTGGAGCACGACCTGCTCGCGCAGTTCGACCGGCTCATCGAGGAGAAGGGCTACGAGAACCGCTCCGAGGCGATCCGCGACCTCATCCGCGAGCAGCTCGTGGCGCGCGGCTGGTCGGAGGCGCGGGGCGACGAGGAGCGGGTGGCGGTGGTCACGCTGGTCTACGACCACGACTCGTCGAGCCTGGCGCAGAAGCTCACCCACATCCAGCATGAGAACCACCTCGCGGTGGTCTCGGCGCTCCACGTCCACATGGACCACCACAACTGCCTCGAGGTGCTGGTGCTCCGCGGCAAGGCCAAGGAGATCCTGCGGATGGGCGAGAGCCTGGTGAGCACCAAGGGCGTGCGCTACGGGAAGGTGGTCCCGGCGACGACGGGGCAGGAGCTGAAGTAGCCCGCCGCTAGGCCCGCCGCGCGGGCCGGGGCCGCGGCGCCTCGTGCCCGGCGCGGGCGTCCTCCTGCCGCGCGCGGTGCTCCTCGTGCCGCGCACGGTGCTCCTCGTGCCGCGCACGGTGCTCCAGGATGCGCGGGAGGCGCTCCTCGATCCAGTCGGTCAGCGCCTCCACGTGCCCGGCCACCTCGCGCCCGAGCGGCGTCAGGCTGTAGTCCACCCGGGGCGGGATGACCGGGTAGACCTCCCGGAGGACGAAGCCGTCGCGCTCGAGCGCCTGGAGCGTCTGGGCGAGCATCTTCTCGCTCACGCCCGCCACCTTGCGCCGGAGCTCGCTGAAGCGGTGCGTGGACTCGAGCAGCGCCACCAGCACCAGCACGCCCCAGCGGCTGGTCACGTGGTCGAGCACCCCCCGCGACGGGCAGGCGGGCGCGTAGAGATCGCCGCGGCGAGGCAATGCGTTCCGGTTCATCGCCCGGGCCAGGTGGCCGCTGCGCCTCGTCTCGATCATGTCAGTAACTTACCAAAAGGTAGGTACTTTCGCAAAGTGAGTGTCAGCGTTAGGTTCCGCTCCAGACCAACCCCTTGCAAGGAGAGAGACCCCATGTTCGTCGTCACCGCAGCCACCGGAAAGCTGGGCCGCCACGCGGTCGAGGCGCTGCTCCAGAAGGTGCCCGCCCGCGAGATCGCGGCGGCCGTGCGCCACCCCGAGAAGGCGGCCGACCTCGCCGCCCGCGGCGTGCAGGTGCGAGAGGCCGACTACACCCGCCCCGGCACCCTGCAGGCGGCCTTCCAGGCCGGCGACAAGGTGCTCTTCATCTCGTCGAGCGCCGTCGGCGAGCGGCTGCCGCAGCACCGGGCGGTGGTGGAGGCGGCGCGGAAGGCCGGGGTGGCGCTCCTCGCCTACACGAGCCTGCTCCGGGCCGACCGCTCCACCCTCGGGCTCGCCCCGGAGCACAAGGGCACCGAGGAGCTCGTCCGCGCCTCCGGCCTGCCGTTCGTCTTCCTGCGCAACGGCTGGTACCTCGAGAACTACACCGAGAACCTCGGGCCGGCGCTGGCGCACGGGGCCATCGCCGGCTGCGCCGGGCAGGGCCGCATCGCCGCCGCCTCCCGGGCCGACTACGCGGCCGCCGCGGTCGAGGTGCTCACCGGCGCGGGCCACGAGGGGAAGGCCTACGAGCTCGCCGGCGACGCCCCCTTCACGCTGGCCGAGCTCGCGGCCGAGGTCTCGCGCCAGCTCGGCCGGACCATCGCCTACGCCGACCTGCCGCCGGAGGAGTACCGCAAGGTGCTCACCGCGGCCGGGCTGCCCGGCCCGTTCGTGGAGCTGCTCGTCGACTCCGACCTGGGCGCCTCCCGCGGCGAGCTCGACGACCGGACGGGCGAGCTGCGTCGCCTCATCGGCCGCCCCACCACCTCGCTCGCGGCGGCGGTGAAGGCGGGGCTGGGGCGCTGACGCGAGGCGCCGCGCCTTCGCTCAGCCGCCGCGCAGCGCGCCCCCGTGCGGGTGGCGGTGCTTGAGGATGTGCGGCGTCTCGAGCCGGTGCGCCGCCATGAGCCGCTCGTCCCCGAGCACCGCGGCGGTCGGGCCGTCGGCCACCACCCGGCCGCCGTCGAGCACCGCCACCCGCGGGCAGAGCTCCACCACGAGCTCCAGGTCGTGCGTCACCACGAGCAGCCCCTGCTCGAGCCGCGAGAGCCGCCCCAGGAGCTGGCGGCGGGCGTAGGGGTCGAGGAAGGCGGTCGGCTCGTCGAGCACGAGGAGCCGGGGCCCGGTGACGAGCGCGCCGGCGAGCGTCACCGCCCGCTTCTCGCCCGAGGAGAGGTGCCCCGGGAAGCGGCCGGCGAGGCGGCCCGCCCCCATCTCCTCGAGCGCGGCCCGCGCGCGCGCCTCGGCCTCGGCGGGCGGCACCCCGGCGGCGAGCGGCGCGAAGGCCACGTCCTCGAGCACCGTGGGCATGAAGAGCTGGTCGTCGGGGTCGTTGAAGAGGAAGCCGGTGCGGGCCCGGATCTCGGGGAGCGACGCCGGCGCGAGCGGCAGCCCGGCCACCCGCGCCGTCCCGGCGGAGGGCTCCACCAGCCCGGCGAGGAGCGAGATGAGGGTGGTCTTGCCGGCGCCGTTCGGCCCCACCAGGCCGAGCCGCTCCCCCTCGCCGAGCCGGAGGTCCACGCCGCGCAGCGCCTCGGTGCCGTCGGGGTAGCGGAAGGCGACGCCCTCGAGCGCGACGAGCTCGGCGGGGCGGGCGCCGGGGGCGGGAGCGGGACCGGTCACGAGAGCCTCGAGAGGAGCGCCTCGCCGGCCCAGCGCGAGAGCGGCAGGAGCCGGGCGGCGGCGCAGAAGGTGACCCCGAGCGCGAGGAACGCGGCGTCGCGGGCCCGGAACCGCTCGGTCGCGAGCGAGGGGAGCTCGCCTTGGAAGCCGCGCACCTGCATGCAGCGGTAGACGCGCTCGCCGCGATCCCAGGTCCGGCGGAGCAGGGTGAAGAGCATGCCGCGGGCGGTGGCGAGCCGGGGCAGCCTTCGCCGGGGCTCGCGCAGGAGCCGCGCCGCCTGGAGCCGCTCCCCCTCGGCGACCAGGAGGAAGAGGTAGCGGTAGAGGAACTGGAGCTGGGTGGTGAGCGCCGCCGGGGTCCCGAGGAGCCGGAGCCCGCGCACCAGCCGCGGCATGGAGGTGGTGGCGACGAGGAGGAGGAGCGTGCTCGTGCAGAGGGCGAACCGGAGCAGGATCGAGAGCAGCGACAGCACGCCCCCGCGCACCGCCACGCCGGCGACGTGCGCCGCCGGCGCGGTGTCGAGGAAGGGGTTCGCGAGCCCGACCAGCAGCGCGAACGGGCTCGCCGCCAGCACGAGCCGCAGCACCGGGCGCGGCGCCACCCGGCCGCCGAGCCCGAGCGCCACCGGCACCGCGAAGAAGGGCAGGAGCCCCGCCACCTCGTAGCGCGGGAAGGAGCTCACCGCGAGCACCAGCGCGGCGGCGACGAGGAGCTTGGCGCGCGCGTCGAGCCGGTGGACGGGGCTGTCGGCGTATCCGAGGCGATCGAGCTCGCGCGCGGCGACCCGGCTCACCGGGCGTCGCTCCGGCCGGCGCGCCCGCGGCGCAGGAGCGCGGCGGCGCCGCCCACCAGGCCCAGGGTGGCGAGGAGCCCGAGCCCGCCGGCGAGCGAGGTGCCGAGCCGCGCCGAGCCGGGCGCGCGCGCGGGCAGGGCGTAGTCGGGGAGGAGCGCGGTGCGGGCCTGCACCGCCCGCAGCGCCGCGTGCGCCGCGCCGTCCTCGCGCACCGCGGCCCCGGAGCGCGCCAGCGCCCACTCGAGCCCGTCGGGCCGCGCCGAGGCGAACCAGGCGCCCACGCACCCCGTGAACACCGCGAGGGCGAGGACGGTGGGCGCGAGCGGCAGCCGCCCCGCGGCCGGGGCCGGCGCCGGGCCGGTCGCGCCGAGGCGCGAGGCGAAGCGGATCATGCCGGCGGTGACCAGTCCCTCGACGGCGCCGATGGGCAGGTGGACGCCGAGCATGAGCGCGGCGAAGCGGGAGAAGGGGAGGTCGGCGCGGCCGGAGAGCTGCGTCTCCACCATCACGCCGAGCGCGCCGAGCTCGGCGGCGAGCAGGGCCGGGGCGAGGCAGGCGAGGGTGAGCCGCGCCGGGCCGGGGGCGTCCCCCGCGAGCCTGCGCTGCAGCGGGAGCCCGAGGAGGGCCGGCCAGACGCCCATGTTGAAGAGGTTGCAGCCGAGGGCCAGCAGGCCGCCGTCGGCGAAGAAGAGCGCCTGCACCAGCAGCACCGAGGCCATCACCACCAGCGCCGCGCTCGGCCCGAGCAGGACCGAGAGGAGGAGCCCGCCGGCGAGGTGGCCGGAGGAGCCGGTCCCCGGGATGGCGAAGTTCACCATCTGGGCGGCGAAGACGAACGCCCCGAGCACGCCCATGAGCGGCACCCGGCGGGCCTGGTCGGGCTCGCGCGAGAGCCGGCGCGCCGCGCCCGCCACGAGCAGCCCGGCCGCCGCGTCGAACGCGAGGCCCACGGAGGGCGAGAGCAGGGCGTCGGCCATGTGCATGGTCGGTCGGGCGGCCGCGGCGGGAGCCGTAGCACGAGAACGACACTCGTATGCCTGGCGGGCCGGCTGGTCAAGGACGTTGGGGCCTCGGGGGCGGCCGCGCCGCGCCGCCTTCCGCTACACTCGCCCCCCATGCGCGCGCTCCTCATCGGCGGGACCCGCTTCGTCGGCTACCTCCTGGCGCGCCGGCTCCTCGCCGGCGGTCACGAGGTGACGGTGCTCAACCGCGGCACCCTCGCCGACCCCTTCGGCCCCGAGGTGGAGAAGCTCCGCGCCGACCGGACCGGGCCCGCCCTCGGCGAGGCGCTCCGGGGCCGGAGCTTCGACGCCGTCTTCGACTTCGCGGGCTACACCGCCGAGGACGGGCGGCGCGCGGCGGAGCTGCTCGACGGCCGGGTGGGCCACTACCTCGCCGTCTCCACCGGGCAGGTCTACCTGGTGCGCGAGGGGGCGCCGCGGCCGGCGCGGGAGGCCGACTACGACGGGCCGGTGATGGCCCGCCCCGCCGAGGCGGAGGAGCTCGCCGAGTGGGAGTACGGCGTCGGCAAGCGCGGCTACGAGGACGCGCTCCGGGCCGCCCACGCGGCGCGCGGCTTCCCGGTCACGGTGGTGCGCATCCCCATGGTGAACGGCGAGCGCGACTACTACCGGCGCATCGAGCGCTACCTCTGGCGGCTCGGGCAGGGCGGCCCGGTGCTCCTCCCCGACGGCGGCGGGCACGCCACGCGCCACGTCTACGGCGGCGAGGTGGCCCGGTTCCTGGCGCTCGCCGCCGGGCGGCCGGAGACCTTCGGGCAGGCCTACAACCTGGCCCAGGAGGAGACCCCGACCCTGCGCGAGCTCGTGGCCGCGCTCCGCGACCTCCTCGGCTCGGCGTCGCCGCTCGCAGCCGCGCCGGCCGAGCTCCTCCGCGCGCGCGGGCTCGACCCGCTCCTCCTCTCGCCCTTCAGCGGCGCCTGGATGAGCTTCCTCGATCCCTCGCGCGCCCGCGACGCGCTCGGCTTCCGGCACGAGCCGCTCGCCTCGTACCTGGGGCGGATCGTGGCGAGCTGGCTCGCACACCCGCCCGAGGACGCGCCGCCGGGCGCCGAGCGGCGCGGGGACGAGCTCGCGCTGGCGGCGGAGCTGCTGGGCTAGCTCCGGTAGTCCGCGTTCTCGGTCACGTACTCGTGGGTGCGGTCGGCGCCCAGCACCTCGCAGGCGCCGTCGCCCATCCCGAGCGCCACCGCGATCTCGACGCAGCGCTCGTGCGGCGGGTGCCGGTGCGGCGGCTGGAAGGTGAGCCCGTCCGGCGGCGGCGCGCTCGCGTACATCTCCGCGGCCTTGAGGTGGGCCACGAGCCGCTGCTCCTTCTCCGGGTCGAGCCGCATCGCGCCGCCCTCGAAGACCACCTCGCCGCCCACCGCGATGCGGACGCGGGCCGGGTCGAGCGGCATCCCCTCGCGCCCGGCCAGCTTGCCGATGGCGCAGAGGATCCGGCCGAGGTTCGGGTCGTTGCCGGCCACGGCGCACTGGAGCAGGGGCGAGTTCACGAGCGACTTGCCGAGCGCGCGGGCCGCCCGGGCGTCGGGCGCGCCCTCGAGCCGCGCCCGGATGACGTGGTGGACCCCCTCGCCGTTGCGGACCACGTCCTCGGCGAGGTCGCGGCAGACCTGGCGGAGCGCGGCCCGGAAGGCGGCGGCGTCCACCTTCGGCCCGGCGGCGGAGGAGACCAGCGCCACGGTGTCGGAGGTGCTGGTGTCGGAGTCGATGGAGATGCAGTTGAAGCTCGCCTCGTTCGCCTCGGCGAGCGCGGCGCGCAGCTCCTCGCGCGGCAGGTCGGCGTCGGTGAGGAGGAAGACCAGCATGGTGGCGAGGTCGGGCTCGATCATCCCGGCCCCCTTGGCCACCCCGACCAGGCTCGCGCCGCCGGGCAGCTCGGCGCGGCGGACCTTGGGGTAGAGGTCGGTGGTCATGATCGCCTCGGCGAGCGGCAGCGCGCTCTCGCCCTGCAGCGCGCCGGCCGCGGCCGGCAGCGCCGCGAGCATGGCCTCGACCGGCAGCCGCCAGCCGATGACGCCGGTGGAGGAGGGGAGCACCTCGGTGGGCGCCATCCCCAGGAGCCGGGCCGCCTCGGCGCAGATCCGCTCCGCCGCCGCCTCGCCGCCGGGGGCGCAGACGTTCGAGACCTTGTTGTTGACGACGAGCGCCCCGAGCCGGGGCTCGGCGAGCCGCCGGCGGCCCACCAGGACCGGCGCGCCCGGGAAGGCGTTCCGCGTGAACGCCGCGGCGAAGGCCGCGCTCGGGCGCTCCAGGGCGACGAGCGAGAGGTTCATGCGGGCCCGCTTCGACGGGACCTCCACCGGCGCGAACTCGAGGGAGGCGGTGCCGGTGCGGAAGCCCTTCGGCAGCCGGGACTGGGTCTCGAGCCAGGCGCGGTGCGCGGCGGCGCTCTGGAAGGTGAGGGCGGTGGAGTACATGCGGAGCCTCTACCCCCGGCCGGCCCGCCCGGTCAACGGCGCGGCGCGCCGGGCGCCCCGTCCTGCCGGAGCGAGGCGGCGAGCCCGTCCACCGCCGCCCGCAGCCCGCCGATGAGCTGGCCCACCTCGGCCAGGCTCGCGAGCTGCTCCTTCGTGCCCGCGGCGGCGCGGGCGATGGCGCCGTCGAGGCTGCCGATCGCCTCGCGCGCGTCGGAGAGGGTCTTCTGCACGTCGCCCGCCGCGCCGCGGGCGTCCTCGGCGAGCCGGAGCATGTCCTTCGAGATGACGGCGAAGGCCCGGCCCCGCTCCCCGGCGCGCGACGCCTCCACCGCCCCGTTGATGCTCAGGATCCGGCTCTGGAGCGCGATCTGCTGGACCCCGCTCACCACGTCGTCCGTGGCGGCGAGCCGCTCGCGGGCGGCGCCGGCCGCCTTCTCCATGCCCTCGACCAGCTCCGACGACTCGCGGGCGAGCGTCCCGAGCCGCGCCACGAGCCCCTGCACCCCGCCCGACACCTTGCTCGCGGCGTCCTGCAGCCGGCGCTGCTGGTCGAGCTCCTCCACCCAGGCGGCGAGCACGGTCGCGGCCACCCGGGCGAGCGGCTTCGACAGCGCGAGCGGGCCGGTGATGCCGAAGGTCCCGGCGCGCCGGCCGTCCACCACCACCGGGCAGCTGTAGCCCTCCCGCACCAGCGGGTTCGCGGCCGCCTCCTCGGCGGTGACCGCCGCCTCGTCCACCTCGCCGCGGAGGATGCGCTGCGCCCCGGCGTGCTTCTGGCCGATGCGGCTCCGGTCCACCGCCTTCACGATGGTGCCGGTCTCGTCGCAGATGATGAGGGGGAAGCCGGTCTCGGCCCGGAGGAACTCGAGGAAGCGGTCGGCGAGGCGCCAGAAGTCGGGACCGAGGGTCATGGTCTTGTTCCCCGGGGTGGGCCGGGATCATGGCACGGCCCCGCACCCTTCCGCCAGCCGCGTGGTAGAACCCGCGCCATGCAGCCCTGGGAGACGGTGGATCGCGCGCGCGCGCCCGACGGGACGGAGCTCGTGCTCGCCCGGCGGGGGGAGGAGTGGGTGGTGCGGGCCGGCGGGCACGTGCTCATGTCGTCGCGCGTGCACGGCTCGGAGGAGGCGCTCGCCGCGCTGGCGCTGCGCCGGGTCGATCGCCCGCGGGCCGTGCTGCTCGGCGGGCTCGGCCTCGGCTTCACGCTGCGGGCGCTGCTCGACCGGCTGCCGCCGGACGCCAAGGTGGTGGTGACCGAGCTCTCCCCCGAGCTCGCCGGCTGGAACCGCGACCACGTCGCGCACCTCGCCGGCCGGCCGCTCGACGACGCCCGGGCGCGGCTGCAGGTCGGGGACGTGCTCGGCCGGATCGCCGAGGCGAAGGGGGCCTACGACGCCATCGTCCTCGACGTGGACAACGGCCCCTCCGCGCTCGCCCACGCCGGCAACCAGAAGCTCTACCTGCGCAAGGGCATCGAGGCCTGCCGCGACGCCCTGCGCGGCGGCGGCGTGCTGGCGGTCTGGTCGGCCGGGCCCGACGAGGCCTACCTGGCCCGGCTCACCCGCGCCGGCTTCGACGCCCGCGCCGAGGTGGTGCCGGCGCGCCAGGGCGGCGGACAGAAGCACGTGGTGTTCGTGGCCAAGAAGGCGGCCGGGCGGCCGGTCGCGCCCCGGGGCGGCGCGGGTGGCGCGCAGGCGCCGCGGCGTGCTACGAAGCGCCGGCCTTGATCCGCTTCGACTCCATCGCCAAGCAGCACGGCCACCAGATCCTGTTCCTCGAGGCCTCCGCCGTCGTCCAGCGCGGCGAGAAGGTGGGGCTCGTCGGCCCGAACGGCGCCGGCAAGTCCACGCTCTTCCGGCTGGTCACGCGCGAGGAGGAGCCCGACGAGGGCCAGGTCTCCATCGACCGCGGCGTCACCGTGGGCCACTTCAGCCAGGACGTGGGCGAGATGAAGGGGCGCTCCGCCGTGGCCGAGACCATGGACGGCGCCGGCCCGGTCTCCGCCGTCGCCGCCGAGCTGGCCGAGCTCGAGCACGCCCTCGCCGACCCGGCGCGGGCCGACGAGCTCGAGGCGCTGGTCGAGCGGTTCGGCCACGTGCAGGCCCGCTTCGACGAGCTCGGCGGCTACGGGCTCGAGGCGCGCGCCCGCGAGATCCTGGCCGGCCTCGGGTTCAGCGACGCCATGATGGACGGCGACGTCGGCGCGCTCTCCGGCGGCTGGAAGATGCGCGTCGCGCTGGCGCGCATCCTCCTCATGCGGCCGGACGCCATGCTGCTCGACGAGCCGACCAACCACCTCGACCTCGAGTCGATCATCTGGCTCGAGGAGTTCCTGAAGGGCTACCCGGGCGCGCTCCTCATGACCTCGCACGACCGCGAGTTCATGAACCGGATCATCTCGAAGGTGATCGAGATCGACGGCGGCGAGCTCAACAGCTACTCGGGCGACTACGACTTCTACGAGAAGGAGCGGGCGATCGCCGACGCCCACCAGCAGGCGCAGTTCGACCGGCAGCAGGCGATGCTCAAGAAGGAGCTGGCCTTCATCGAGCGCTTCAAGGCGCGGGCCTCCCACGCCGCCCAGGTGCAGAGCCGGGTGAAGAAGCTCGACAAGATCGAGAAGGTCGAGCCGCCCAAGGTGCGCAAGACGGTCGAGTTCGAGTTCCGCCAGGCGCCCCGCTCCGGCGAGGACGTGGCCAAGCTCGCCGGCGTCACCAAGGGCTACGGCGCGCGCAAGATCTACGAGGGCTTCGACTTCCTCGTCCGCCGGGGCGAGCGCTGGGCGGTGATGGGCGCGAACGGCGCCGGCAAGTCCACGCTCCTCAAGCTGGTGGCCGGCGAGTCGCAGCCCGACCAGGGCGCCGTCACGGTCGGCGCGAGCGTGAAGATGGGCTACTTCGCCCAGCACGCCATGGAGCTGCTCTCGCCGGAGAAGACGGTCTGGGAGACGCTCCAGGACGCCTTCCCCAAGTCGTCGATCGGCTCGCTGCGCACCCTCGCCGGCTGCTTCGGCTTCTCGGGCGACGAGATCGAGAAGCAGTGCCGGGTGCTCTCCGGCGGCGAGAAGGCGCGGCTGGTGCTGGCGCAGATGCTCTACGACCCGCCCAACTTCCTCGTGCTCGACGAGCCGACCAACCACCTCGACGCCGCCACGAAGGACATGCTGGTGCGGGCGCTCCAGGGCTACGAGGGGACGATGCTCTTCGTCTCCCACGACCGGCGCTTCCTCTCGGCGCTGTCGAACCGGGTGCTGGAGCTCACGCCGGAGGGGGCCATCCCCTACGGCGGCGGCTACCGCGAGTACGTGGCCCGCAGCGGCCACGAGGCGCCGGGGCTCCGGAGCGCGACGAAGCGGTCCTAGGGCTCGCGACCCTGGGCGCTCGCGCGCCGCAACCGGGGCGGCCGCGAGGGGTTGAATGCGGCAGGGGCCCGCTGCGTCCCTCTCGCAGCAGCCCCCCATCTCGAAGGGAGACGCCCCGTGAAGACCCTCGCCGCGAAGCTCGCCGCCGCCGCCCTCGTCGCTTCCCTCTCCGTCCCCGCCCTCGCCGCAGAGGTGGACGCGCGCCAGGAGAACCAGCAGCGCCGCATCGCCGAGGGGGTGGAGTCTGGCCAGCTCACGCCGCGGGAGACCGCGCGGCTGGAGCGCAAGGAGGCCAGGATCCGCCGTGAGATCCGGCGCGACCGGGCCCAGAACGGCGGGAAGCTCACCCCGGCCGAGAAGGCCAGGATCAACCGCGAGGAGAACCGCACCTCGCGCCAGATCTACCGCGCGAAGCACAACGGCAACCGCACGTAGGGCGCGGTAGCCCGGTGCGCTACGGGGCCGGCGCGCCGGCCCCGACGCCCCCGCCGCGCTCCACCCCCCGCGCGCCGCGCACCGCCCCCCGGGCGAGCGCGGCCACGTCCTCGAGCCCCATCGCCGCCGCGATCCCGGCGAGCCGGGCCGCCGCCTCGGGGTCCCCCGCCGCCGCGAGGAGGTCCACCGCCACCGCGGTGAGCGGCCGCGGCGCCGGGGCCCGCTCCCGCCAGGCGCCGAAGACCGAGGCCACCGGGTCGCCGGTGAGGAGCCGCTCCTGCCACTCGCGCGGGAGCTGCCGGGCGGCGTCGAGCAGGATGGCCGGGGAGACGAAGGCGCTGCCGCGCGGGGAGGAGCAGGCCACGAGCTCGCCCGTCCCGAGCAGCCCCTCGATGCCGGAGCGGCGGAACTCGGGCAGCCCGGCCACCGGCACGCTGAGCCGCGGGCGGTTCGCCGCGCAGACGTAGAGGACCCACGCGAGCGCGCCCTGCCGCTCGATCGAGGCGGCCACCTCGGGCCGCTCGGCGCGGAACCGCGAGGAGACGTTCACGAACGCGTGGACGAAGCGCGTCCAGGCCGGGTCCGGCGCGTGCTGCGCCGTCGCGGGATCGGTGCCGCCGGGGAGGTCGACGAGGGGCATGGGGGCTCGGGAGCCCTGGACGGTGGACACGCCCCCGTCCCGCCGCGACTCCGCGCTTGGGGCGGCACACTTCCGGGAGGGAGCCCGCGCCGCCCCGCTACTCCGCCTCGAGCACCGCCCCGCTGGCCGCGTTGGTGACCTGCGCCGCGTAGCGGCGCAGCCACTTCGACCGGACCTCCCGCTTCCTCGGCTGGAACGCGGCGCGCCGTCGCGCCAGCTCGGCCTCGTCCACGCCGAGGACGAGCACCCGCTCCTCCACGTCGATGGTGATGGGGTCGCCG from Anaeromyxobacter paludicola harbors:
- a CDS encoding ABC-F family ATP-binding cassette domain-containing protein, producing MIRFDSIAKQHGHQILFLEASAVVQRGEKVGLVGPNGAGKSTLFRLVTREEEPDEGQVSIDRGVTVGHFSQDVGEMKGRSAVAETMDGAGPVSAVAAELAELEHALADPARADELEALVERFGHVQARFDELGGYGLEARAREILAGLGFSDAMMDGDVGALSGGWKMRVALARILLMRPDAMLLDEPTNHLDLESIIWLEEFLKGYPGALLMTSHDREFMNRIISKVIEIDGGELNSYSGDYDFYEKERAIADAHQQAQFDRQQAMLKKELAFIERFKARASHAAQVQSRVKKLDKIEKVEPPKVRKTVEFEFRQAPRSGEDVAKLAGVTKGYGARKIYEGFDFLVRRGERWAVMGANGAGKSTLLKLVAGESQPDQGAVTVGASVKMGYFAQHAMELLSPEKTVWETLQDAFPKSSIGSLRTLAGCFGFSGDEIEKQCRVLSGGEKARLVLAQMLYDPPNFLVLDEPTNHLDAATKDMLVRALQGYEGTMLFVSHDRRFLSALSNRVLELTPEGAIPYGGGYREYVARSGHEAPGLRSATKRS